The following are encoded in a window of uncultured Pseudomonas sp. genomic DNA:
- a CDS encoding DUF1513 domain-containing protein encodes MNRRTFLGLGATALAATAVAASTLGGWTLTHSGPQALLLSARNDAAGQHFAVGYRLDGSQVFATAVSERCHDVIAHPFLPMALFVGRRPSTESYLVDTRDGRLLQTLRAPAQRHFYGHAVFHKSGEWLYATENDTRDPGRGVLGVYRLQGEQLQRSDELSTHGIGPHQLLWLPDGETLVVANGGIRTEADSRVEMNLNSMQSSLVLLQRDGSLVSKEQLPEQMNSVRHLAVASDGTVVSGQQYMGELSDKVPLLAIKRPGQPFQHFPVADAQRQLMNQYTASVAIHSELRLLALTAPRGNRVFIWDLDSAALRLDAPLADCAGVGAVADGFVVSSGVGRCRLYDCRGERITSQPLQLPAGLWDNHLRLA; translated from the coding sequence ATCAACCGCCGCACCTTTCTCGGCTTAGGCGCCACGGCCCTCGCCGCCACTGCGGTAGCCGCCAGTACCTTGGGTGGCTGGACGCTGACGCACAGTGGCCCGCAAGCACTGCTGCTGTCGGCGCGCAATGATGCCGCCGGCCAGCACTTCGCCGTCGGCTACCGGCTGGATGGCAGCCAGGTATTCGCGACTGCGGTCAGCGAACGCTGCCACGATGTCATCGCTCATCCGTTTCTGCCGATGGCGCTGTTTGTCGGGCGCCGTCCGAGCACCGAGAGCTACCTAGTCGATACCCGCGACGGCCGCCTGCTGCAAACCCTGCGCGCGCCCGCGCAGCGCCACTTCTACGGCCATGCGGTGTTCCACAAGAGCGGTGAATGGCTGTACGCCACCGAGAATGACACCCGCGACCCCGGTCGCGGTGTACTGGGGGTTTACCGCCTCCAAGGCGAACAGCTGCAACGCAGTGACGAACTCTCGACCCACGGCATCGGCCCGCACCAATTGCTCTGGCTGCCAGACGGCGAAACCCTGGTAGTGGCCAACGGCGGCATCCGCACCGAGGCCGATAGCCGAGTGGAGATGAACCTCAACAGCATGCAGTCGAGCCTGGTATTGCTGCAGCGCGACGGCAGCCTGGTGAGCAAGGAGCAACTGCCCGAACAGATGAACAGCGTGCGCCACCTGGCCGTGGCCAGCGATGGCACCGTCGTCAGCGGCCAGCAATATATGGGCGAACTCAGCGACAAGGTGCCGCTGTTGGCGATCAAGCGTCCCGGCCAGCCCTTCCAGCACTTTCCCGTCGCCGATGCGCAGCGCCAGCTGATGAACCAGTACACCGCCAGCGTGGCAATCCACAGCGAACTGCGCCTGCTGGCCCTGACTGCACCGCGTGGCAATCGGGTATTTATCTGGGACCTGGACAGCGCCGCACTGCGCCTTGATGCGCCCCTGGCCGATTGCGCCGGCGTCGGCGCGGTAGCCGATGGTTTTGTCGTCAGCAGCGGCGTGGGGCGTTGCCGCCTGTATGACTGCCGTGGCGAGCGCATCACCAGCCAGCCCCTGCAACTGCCCGCCGGGCTCTGGGACAACCACCTACGCCTGGCCTGA
- a CDS encoding FxsA family protein yields the protein MRAFLFLFLLFPIIELAVLIQVGGAIGVLPTLLLVVGSAVLGSVLLRVAGVATAWRARERLARGELPEQEMLEGLLIAVGGGLLLLPGFISDFFGIFCLIPFTRRLLVNKVRLRAAEQAMRQRAFFDDQAAHSRPTQANVLEGEYERRE from the coding sequence ATGCGCGCTTTTCTGTTTTTATTTTTACTCTTCCCGATCATTGAGCTGGCCGTACTGATCCAGGTAGGCGGTGCGATCGGGGTTTTGCCGACCCTGTTGCTGGTCGTCGGCTCGGCGGTGCTCGGCAGTGTGCTGTTGCGGGTGGCCGGTGTTGCCACGGCTTGGCGTGCGCGTGAACGGCTTGCGCGTGGTGAGTTACCCGAGCAGGAAATGCTCGAAGGCCTGCTGATCGCTGTCGGTGGTGGCCTGCTGCTGTTGCCTGGCTTTATCAGTGACTTCTTCGGGATCTTCTGCCTGATCCCCTTTACTCGTCGCCTGTTGGTCAACAAGGTGCGCCTGCGCGCCGCTGAGCAAGCCATGCGCCAGCGCGCCTTTTTCGACGACCAGGCGGCCCATTCCAGGCCAACCCAGGCAAATGTGCTGGAAGGCGAGTACGAGCGTCGTGAGTGA
- a CDS encoding co-chaperone GroES — protein MKLRPLHDRVVIRRSEEEKKTAGGIVLPGSAAEKANSGEVLAVGTGRVLDNGEVRALAVKVGDKVVFGPYSGSNTVKVDGEDLLVMAENEILAVIEG, from the coding sequence ATGAAGCTTCGTCCTCTGCATGACCGCGTCGTAATCCGTCGCAGCGAAGAAGAAAAGAAAACCGCCGGTGGCATCGTGCTGCCAGGTTCCGCTGCTGAAAAAGCCAACAGCGGTGAAGTCCTCGCTGTCGGTACTGGCCGCGTGCTGGACAACGGTGAAGTTCGTGCGCTGGCCGTCAAGGTCGGTGACAAAGTGGTATTTGGCCCGTACTCGGGCAGCAACACCGTCAAAGTTGACGGCGAAGACCTGCTGGTAATGGCTGAGAACGAAATTCTCGCCGTTATCGAAGGCTGA
- a CDS encoding methyl-accepting chemotaxis protein: MFLQKSLRAQILALLGGSLALILLTALACFSLLSNGMRDYRGLLEGPLEQSTLIGVANLDFKTQIQEWKNVLLRGSDSAQLNKYWSQFEAQERKVQDTLSKLSLLASNDLDLKRKVDSLRNEHQNLGSKYRAGRDAFIAAGADAKAGDTAVAGIDRNTTEQMDALAAQLYKQSLDQASLINAAADRTILVGILAMLGATLLIALLSLWLINRNLINPIRELIAHIALLSQGNFGKRVDASRQDELGNLAVAANILRDFLADTFTRLKRTTSDLDTASGELNAIATLMGQGTREQFSRTDQVATAMHEMSATAQEVARHAAEAANAADDADSAARQGEKVMQATIKTITDIRGEISSTSAVIRRLEGDTGRIGKVLEVIRGIAEQTNLLALNAAIEAARAGEQGRGFAVVADEVRTLAQRTAESTAEIHQIIDTVQTGAVNAVRAIESGQHRSEEGVTQVTEAGANLQLITQAVEAIRDMNRQIATAAEEQTSVAEDISRNLTEITAIATANQENVQRTESAGQNLHELSGQLGEVTQRLSA, from the coding sequence ATGTTTCTGCAAAAATCCTTGCGCGCACAAATTCTCGCGCTGCTGGGCGGTAGTCTGGCGCTGATTCTGCTCACCGCACTGGCCTGCTTCAGCCTCCTCTCCAATGGTATGCGCGATTACCGCGGGCTACTCGAAGGCCCACTGGAACAGTCGACATTGATCGGCGTCGCCAACCTCGACTTCAAGACCCAGATCCAGGAGTGGAAGAACGTCCTGCTGCGCGGCTCCGACAGCGCTCAACTGAATAAGTACTGGAGCCAGTTCGAGGCACAGGAACGCAAGGTTCAGGACACCCTGAGCAAACTCAGCCTGCTGGCCAGCAACGATCTCGACCTCAAGCGCAAGGTCGATAGTTTGCGCAACGAGCACCAAAACTTGGGCAGCAAATACCGTGCAGGCCGCGATGCTTTTATTGCTGCGGGGGCTGACGCCAAAGCCGGCGACACCGCAGTTGCGGGCATCGACCGCAACACCACCGAGCAAATGGACGCACTGGCCGCACAGCTGTACAAACAGAGCCTCGACCAGGCCAGCCTGATCAATGCCGCGGCGGATCGCACCATACTCGTCGGCATCCTGGCGATGCTCGGTGCCACCCTGCTCATTGCCCTGCTCAGCCTATGGTTGATCAACCGTAATCTGATCAACCCCATCCGTGAACTAATCGCGCACATCGCCCTGCTCAGCCAGGGCAATTTCGGCAAGCGCGTGGACGCCAGCCGTCAGGATGAACTGGGTAACCTGGCCGTGGCCGCCAATATCCTGCGCGACTTTCTCGCCGATACGTTTACTCGCCTAAAGCGCACGACCAGTGACCTCGACACCGCCAGCGGCGAACTCAACGCCATCGCCACCCTGATGGGCCAAGGCACCCGCGAGCAGTTCTCGCGTACCGACCAAGTCGCCACGGCGATGCACGAGATGTCTGCCACCGCCCAGGAAGTCGCGCGCCACGCAGCCGAAGCGGCAAATGCCGCCGACGATGCCGACAGTGCAGCACGCCAGGGCGAGAAAGTGATGCAGGCGACCATCAAGACCATCACCGATATTCGTGGCGAAATCAGCAGCACCTCCGCGGTCATCCGCCGCCTGGAAGGCGACACGGGGCGCATCGGCAAGGTGCTGGAAGTGATTCGCGGGATCGCCGAACAAACCAACCTGCTCGCACTCAACGCGGCCATCGAAGCCGCCCGTGCGGGCGAGCAGGGCCGTGGCTTTGCGGTAGTGGCTGACGAAGTGCGCACCCTGGCCCAGCGCACGGCCGAGTCCACGGCAGAAATCCACCAGATCATCGACACCGTGCAAACCGGGGCAGTCAATGCTGTGCGGGCAATTGAGAGTGGCCAGCACCGCAGCGAGGAAGGTGTGACCCAAGTCACCGAAGCCGGGGCCAACCTGCAACTGATCACTCAAGCCGTGGAGGCCATCCGCGACATGAACCGGCAGATTGCCACCGCCGCCGAAGAACAGACCTCGGTCGCCGAGGATATCTCACGCAACCTCACCGAGATCACCGCCATTGCCACGGCGAATCAGGAGAACGTGCAGCGCACCGAAAGCGCCGGGCAGAACCTGCATGAGCTGTCCGGCCAGCTCGGTGAAGTGACCCAACGCCTAAGCGCCTGA
- a CDS encoding imelysin family protein → MIRSPLGLALLSLTLTACSPADPQQQVSQALTDGVILPIYSAWHEADRQLAASALAFCSDQQNLAEARQAFATAQSAWAAVQPALLGPLAEGNRAWQVQFWPDKKNLVARQVEALLNKKPDISPTDLDKSSVVVQGLTAYEYLLFDAALDLNNPEQKARYCPLLVAVGEHQQALAADVLASWQSDEGIAAQLKRFPNARYAEAPEALAELLRTQVSAIDGLKKKLGTPMGRQSKGQPQPYQAEAWRSQASLSNLAASVASAERIWLGAEQDGIQALLNAEQTELKQRINAAYSDTRQRLANAQRPLGELLSDEAGRAELNALYDSLSALHRLHEADLAKTLGIQLGFNAHDGD, encoded by the coding sequence ATGATCCGCTCCCCCCTGGGCCTGGCCCTGCTCAGTTTGACCCTCACCGCCTGCAGCCCAGCCGATCCACAGCAGCAGGTCAGTCAGGCACTGACCGATGGCGTAATCCTGCCCATTTATAGCGCCTGGCATGAGGCCGACCGCCAGCTGGCGGCCAGCGCCCTGGCCTTCTGCAGCGACCAACAGAACCTCGCCGAAGCGCGCCAGGCCTTCGCCACTGCGCAGAGCGCCTGGGCCGCTGTGCAACCAGCGCTGCTCGGCCCCCTGGCGGAAGGCAACCGGGCCTGGCAAGTGCAGTTCTGGCCCGACAAAAAGAACCTGGTTGCGCGCCAGGTTGAAGCTCTGCTCAACAAAAAGCCTGACATCAGCCCAACCGATCTGGATAAATCCAGCGTGGTGGTGCAAGGCCTGACCGCCTACGAATACCTGCTGTTCGACGCGGCACTTGACCTCAACAACCCCGAGCAGAAAGCCCGTTACTGTCCGCTGCTTGTTGCCGTCGGCGAACATCAGCAAGCGCTCGCAGCTGACGTGCTGGCCAGCTGGCAGAGTGACGAGGGTATCGCTGCGCAGCTAAAGCGCTTCCCCAATGCACGCTACGCCGAAGCCCCGGAAGCGCTGGCAGAATTGCTGCGCACCCAGGTCAGCGCCATCGACGGGCTGAAAAAGAAGCTCGGCACGCCCATGGGTCGCCAAAGCAAAGGCCAGCCACAGCCTTATCAGGCCGAAGCCTGGCGCAGCCAGGCCAGCCTGAGCAACCTCGCCGCCAGCGTGGCGAGTGCCGAGCGCATCTGGCTGGGCGCCGAACAGGATGGCATCCAGGCGCTGCTTAACGCCGAGCAAACCGAGCTGAAACAACGTATCAATGCCGCCTACAGCGACACCCGTCAGCGCCTGGCCAACGCACAGCGCCCGCTCGGCGAACTGCTCAGCGACGAAGCCGGTCGTGCCGAGCTGAACGCTTTGTATGACAGCCTGAGCGCCCTGCATCGCCTGCACGAGGCTGATTTGGCCAAGACTCTGGGCATTCAACTGGGCTTCAACGCCCATGACGGTGATTGA
- the groL gene encoding chaperonin GroEL (60 kDa chaperone family; promotes refolding of misfolded polypeptides especially under stressful conditions; forms two stacked rings of heptamers to form a barrel-shaped 14mer; ends can be capped by GroES; misfolded proteins enter the barrel where they are refolded when GroES binds), whose translation MAAKEVKFGDSARKKMLVGVNVLADAVKATLGPKGRNVVIEKSYGAPLITKDGVSVAKEIELKDKFENMGAQLVKDVASKANDAAGDGTTTATVLAQAIVSEGLKAVAAGMNPMDLKRGIDKATIAIVAELKNLSKPCADTKAIAQVGSISANSDSSIGEIIAEAMEKVGKEGVITVEEGSGLENELSVVEGMQFDRGYLSPYFINKPDTMVAELDAPAILLVDKKISNIRELLPVLEAVAKSGRPLLIVAEDVEGEALATLVVNNMRGIVKVAAVKAPGFGDRRKAMLQDIAVLTGGTVISEEIGLSLESATLEHLGNAKRVILSKENTTIIDGAGVQADIESRVLQIRKQIEDTSSDYDKEKLQERLAKLAGGVAVIKVGAGTEVEMKEKKARVDDALHATRAAVEEGVVPGGGVALVRALQAISELKGENADQDVGIALLRRAVEAPLRQIVSNAGGEPSVVVDKVKQGSGNFGFNAATDTYGDMIEMGILDPAKVTRTALQAAASIGSLMITTEAMIAEVADDKAAPAMPDMGGMGGMGGMM comes from the coding sequence ATGGCTGCTAAAGAAGTTAAATTCGGCGATTCCGCCCGTAAAAAAATGCTCGTTGGCGTTAACGTTCTGGCTGACGCGGTAAAAGCTACCCTCGGCCCGAAAGGCCGTAACGTGGTCATCGAGAAGAGCTATGGCGCTCCGCTGATCACCAAGGACGGCGTTTCCGTTGCCAAAGAAATCGAGCTGAAAGACAAGTTCGAAAACATGGGCGCCCAGCTGGTAAAAGATGTGGCCTCCAAGGCTAACGATGCGGCCGGCGATGGCACCACCACCGCCACCGTTCTGGCTCAGGCGATTGTTAGCGAAGGCCTGAAAGCCGTTGCTGCTGGCATGAACCCAATGGATCTGAAGCGCGGCATCGACAAGGCGACCATCGCTATCGTTGCTGAGCTGAAGAACCTGTCCAAGCCGTGCGCTGACACCAAGGCTATCGCTCAGGTTGGTTCGATCTCCGCTAACTCCGACAGCTCCATCGGCGAAATCATTGCCGAAGCCATGGAAAAAGTCGGCAAAGAAGGCGTGATCACCGTTGAAGAAGGCTCGGGCCTGGAAAACGAACTGTCGGTTGTTGAAGGCATGCAGTTCGACCGTGGCTACCTGTCCCCGTACTTCATCAACAAGCCAGACACCATGGTTGCCGAGCTTGATGCTCCAGCGATCCTGCTGGTCGACAAGAAAATCTCCAACATCCGTGAGCTGCTGCCAGTTCTCGAAGCTGTGGCCAAGTCTGGCCGTCCGCTGTTGATCGTGGCTGAAGACGTTGAAGGCGAAGCCCTGGCGACTCTGGTTGTGAACAACATGCGCGGTATCGTTAAAGTCGCTGCCGTTAAGGCACCAGGCTTCGGTGATCGTCGCAAGGCCATGCTGCAGGACATCGCTGTGCTGACTGGCGGTACCGTAATCTCCGAAGAGATCGGTCTGAGCCTGGAAAGCGCCACCCTGGAGCACCTGGGTAACGCCAAGCGCGTGATCCTCAGCAAAGAAAACACCACCATCATCGACGGTGCTGGCGTTCAGGCTGATATCGAGTCGCGCGTTCTGCAGATCCGTAAGCAGATCGAAGACACTTCGTCCGACTACGACAAAGAGAAGCTGCAAGAGCGTCTGGCCAAACTGGCTGGCGGTGTTGCGGTGATCAAAGTCGGTGCCGGCACCGAAGTTGAAATGAAAGAGAAGAAAGCCCGCGTTGACGACGCCCTGCACGCCACCCGCGCAGCCGTTGAAGAAGGCGTGGTACCTGGCGGTGGCGTGGCACTGGTACGTGCTCTGCAGGCCATCAGCGAACTGAAAGGCGAAAACGCCGATCAGGACGTCGGTATCGCGCTGCTGCGCCGTGCTGTTGAAGCGCCGCTGCGTCAGATCGTTTCCAACGCTGGCGGCGAGCCAAGCGTAGTGGTCGACAAGGTCAAGCAGGGTTCGGGTAACTTCGGCTTCAACGCCGCCACCGACACCTACGGCGACATGATCGAGATGGGTATTCTCGATCCGGCCAAGGTTACCCGCACGGCGCTGCAAGCTGCTGCTTCGATCGGTAGCCTGATGATCACCACCGAAGCGATGATCGCCGAAGTGGCTGATGACAAGGCTGCACCGGCCATGCCAGACATGGGCGGTATGGGTGGCATGGGCGGCATGATGTAA
- a CDS encoding di-heme oxidoredictase family protein — translation MFALHRVALLLALGLSLTACDKPPRFTQAEPGEALSGGSATVRKADQNAFSLPSANLSPLRRLDFSVGNSFFRNPWVTSPATTTARDGLGPLFNTNACQNCHIKDGRGHPPAPEAQSAVSMLVRLSIPAGSEHTAIIQRLGVLAEPTYGSQLQDMANPGTAPEGKVRVSYSPQSVSFADGLLVELRQPSLDISQLGYGALHPDTLLSARIAPPMIGLGLLEAIPEAAILANADPEDSNGDGISGRANQVWDRAQQRTVLGRFGWKAGQPTLNQQNAEAFANDMGLTSTLIAQDNCSEAQLDCRNATHGGKPEVSDSILASVLFYTRNLGVPARREVDSPQVLMGKNLFYQAGCQGCHSATFTTAADAAEPELSNQVIRPYSDLLLHDMGPGLADNRPEFLASGQEWRTPPLWGIGLTATVNGHTQFLHDGRARNLLEAILWHGGEAEAAKQHVLTFNADQRAALLAFLNSL, via the coding sequence ATGTTTGCGCTGCATCGCGTCGCGCTGCTACTGGCCCTCGGGCTGAGCCTGACGGCCTGTGACAAGCCGCCACGCTTCACCCAAGCAGAGCCCGGCGAAGCCTTGTCTGGCGGCAGCGCCACCGTGCGTAAAGCAGATCAGAACGCTTTTTCGTTACCGTCTGCCAACCTGTCACCGTTACGCCGCCTGGACTTCAGCGTCGGTAACAGCTTCTTCCGCAACCCCTGGGTCACTTCACCGGCCACCACCACGGCGCGCGACGGTCTTGGCCCGCTGTTCAACACCAACGCCTGCCAGAACTGCCACATCAAGGACGGCCGTGGCCATCCACCGGCGCCTGAGGCACAAAGTGCGGTGTCGATGCTGGTGCGCCTGTCGATCCCTGCGGGCAGCGAGCATACGGCGATTATTCAGCGTCTCGGCGTACTGGCCGAACCGACCTACGGCAGCCAACTGCAAGACATGGCCAACCCTGGCACGGCGCCTGAAGGCAAGGTACGCGTCAGCTACAGCCCCCAGTCGGTTAGTTTTGCCGACGGCCTGCTGGTTGAGCTGCGCCAACCCAGCCTGGATATCAGCCAGCTCGGTTACGGCGCGCTGCATCCCGACACCTTGCTCTCCGCCCGTATCGCCCCACCGATGATCGGTCTCGGCCTGCTCGAGGCCATTCCCGAGGCCGCCATCCTGGCCAATGCCGACCCCGAGGACAGCAATGGCGATGGTATTTCCGGGCGCGCCAATCAGGTCTGGGACCGCGCACAACAGCGCACGGTACTTGGCCGCTTCGGCTGGAAAGCCGGGCAACCCACCCTAAACCAGCAAAATGCCGAAGCCTTTGCCAACGACATGGGCCTGACCAGCACGTTGATTGCCCAGGACAATTGCAGCGAGGCGCAGCTGGACTGCCGCAATGCAACCCATGGCGGCAAGCCTGAGGTCAGCGACAGCATTCTCGCCAGCGTGCTGTTCTACACCCGCAACCTGGGGGTTCCGGCACGCCGCGAGGTTGATTCGCCACAGGTCCTGATGGGTAAAAACCTGTTCTATCAGGCCGGTTGCCAGGGTTGCCACAGTGCGACCTTCACCACCGCAGCCGACGCGGCCGAGCCGGAGTTGTCCAACCAGGTTATTCGCCCCTACAGCGACCTGTTGCTGCATGACATGGGCCCAGGGCTGGCCGACAATCGCCCGGAGTTCCTCGCCAGCGGCCAAGAATGGCGCACCCCGCCGCTGTGGGGCATTGGTTTGACGGCAACGGTTAACGGCCACACTCAGTTTCTGCATGACGGCCGCGCGCGCAACCTGCTGGAGGCCATTCTCTGGCATGGCGGTGAAGCCGAAGCGGCCAAACAACACGTCCTGACTTTCAACGCCGATCAGCGCGCCGCGCTGTTGGCCTTCCTGAACTCGCTGTAA
- a CDS encoding DUF481 domain-containing protein: MFSRSLLCLALTLAATPALADTVWLKNGDRLTGKIKFYDGGKLVLATDYGGAIALSWDKIATLESDQELLIKENAVVGERAKSLRPAESGKVTLVNGDAPKTIELASIQQMLKPKPLIEDFVWKGNIDAGLDYKRAESDTDDYDISLKTKARHGLWRHNGEADYSREFQNDVVTTDNWGVEYALDRFITEHWFWQGRLEYKRDLIEEVRRQRTVGTGPGYQFWDNELGAFSVAGLLNRTDYEYDTGERDNFYAVSMKWDYNRYLIGKSVELFSDGEVGKPLNGVADYTLDAALGLRYKLTDWASLNMKAEKDLVSGSQGELDETRYSLGFGVGW, translated from the coding sequence ATGTTTTCCAGATCCCTGCTTTGCCTGGCCCTCACGCTCGCTGCCACACCCGCATTAGCGGACACCGTTTGGCTGAAAAACGGTGACCGTTTGACCGGCAAGATCAAGTTTTACGACGGTGGCAAGCTGGTGCTGGCCACCGACTACGGCGGCGCTATTGCCTTGAGCTGGGACAAGATCGCCACCCTCGAAAGCGACCAGGAGCTGTTGATCAAAGAGAATGCTGTGGTGGGTGAGCGGGCTAAATCGCTGCGCCCAGCCGAGTCGGGTAAGGTCACCTTAGTCAACGGTGACGCGCCCAAAACAATCGAATTGGCCAGTATCCAGCAGATGCTCAAGCCCAAGCCGTTAATTGAAGACTTCGTCTGGAAGGGCAATATCGATGCGGGACTGGATTACAAGCGTGCCGAATCCGACACCGACGACTACGACATCAGCCTGAAGACCAAGGCGCGCCATGGCCTGTGGCGGCATAACGGAGAAGCGGACTACTCCCGCGAATTCCAGAATGACGTGGTCACCACCGATAACTGGGGTGTGGAATATGCCCTCGACCGCTTCATCACCGAGCATTGGTTCTGGCAGGGGCGCCTGGAATACAAGCGCGACCTGATCGAAGAGGTGCGCCGTCAGCGCACGGTCGGTACGGGTCCGGGTTACCAGTTCTGGGATAACGAGCTGGGGGCTTTCTCCGTGGCCGGCCTGCTCAACCGCACCGACTATGAATATGACACTGGTGAGCGTGATAACTTCTATGCGGTGAGCATGAAGTGGGATTACAACCGTTACCTGATCGGTAAAAGTGTCGAGCTGTTCAGTGATGGTGAAGTGGGCAAACCGCTGAACGGTGTGGCGGATTACACCTTGGATGCAGCACTCGGACTGCGTTACAAGCTGACCGACTGGGCCTCGCTGAATATGAAGGCCGAGAAGGACTTGGTCAGCGGCTCGCAAGGCGAGCTGGACGAAACCCGCTATAGCCTAGGATTTGGTGTCGGCTGGTAA
- a CDS encoding DUF2470 domain-containing protein — translation MSVKAGKHARELLLKEYRGVLSTHSKSMPGFPFGSVVPYCLDADGYPLLLISRIAQHTHNLKQDAKCSLLVSERGAEDVQAVGRLTLLAEARQLEDEQQIAAAAQRYYRYFPDSRGYHQAHDFDFWRLEPVRWRYIGGFGAIHWLDHVAQANPFAGDSEVSMLEHMNSDHAAAIAHYVELAGLPNQVPAELVGIDSEGFHLRIAQGVYWLAFPTSCNSPLTVRQALVALARATVWPTDGRASA, via the coding sequence GTGAGCGTGAAAGCCGGTAAGCATGCCCGAGAATTGCTGCTCAAGGAATACCGGGGCGTGCTCAGCACCCATTCCAAGTCGATGCCGGGTTTCCCTTTCGGATCAGTGGTGCCCTATTGCCTGGATGCGGATGGCTACCCGCTGCTGCTGATCAGCCGCATAGCCCAACACACTCACAACCTCAAGCAGGACGCCAAGTGTTCGCTGCTGGTCAGCGAGCGTGGGGCCGAGGATGTGCAGGCGGTTGGACGGCTGACGCTGCTGGCAGAAGCCCGGCAATTGGAGGATGAGCAGCAGATTGCCGCCGCCGCGCAACGCTATTACCGCTACTTTCCCGACTCCCGCGGTTATCATCAGGCCCATGATTTCGACTTCTGGCGGCTGGAGCCGGTGCGCTGGCGTTATATCGGTGGTTTTGGCGCGATTCACTGGCTGGATCATGTGGCTCAGGCCAACCCCTTTGCCGGGGACAGTGAAGTCAGCATGCTCGAGCATATGAACAGCGACCACGCGGCAGCTATCGCTCACTATGTCGAGCTGGCAGGCTTGCCTAATCAGGTGCCGGCTGAGTTGGTCGGTATCGACAGCGAAGGCTTCCATCTGCGCATCGCTCAGGGTGTCTATTGGCTGGCCTTTCCAACATCCTGTAACAGTCCGCTTACGGTGCGTCAGGCCCTGGTAGCGCTGGCGCGGGCAACGGTGTGGCCGACCGACGGTCGGGCTTCAGCTTGA
- a CDS encoding SDR family oxidoreductase, with protein sequence MQLKDKVIVITGGCQGLGRAMAEYLAEKGVKLALVDLNQEKLDEAVAACKAMGVEARSYLCNVANEEQVTQTVAQIAEDFGAINGLVNNAGILRDGLTIKVKDGEMTKLSLAQWQSVIDVNLTGVFLCTREVAAKMIELKSEGAIINISSISRAGNIGQANYSAAKAGVAADTVVWAKELARYGIRVAGVAPGFIETEMVASMKPEALERMTSVIPLRRMGKPAEIAHSVAYILENDYYTGRILELDGGLRL encoded by the coding sequence ATGCAACTCAAAGACAAAGTTATCGTGATCACCGGCGGCTGCCAGGGCCTGGGTCGTGCCATGGCGGAATACCTGGCAGAAAAAGGCGTCAAGTTGGCGCTGGTCGACCTCAACCAAGAAAAGCTCGACGAAGCCGTGGCGGCCTGTAAAGCCATGGGCGTGGAAGCACGTTCTTACCTGTGCAACGTCGCCAATGAAGAACAAGTGACTCAGACCGTGGCGCAGATTGCTGAAGACTTTGGCGCGATCAACGGCCTGGTCAACAACGCCGGCATCCTGCGCGACGGCCTGACCATCAAGGTCAAGGACGGCGAAATGACCAAGCTGAGCCTGGCTCAGTGGCAGTCGGTAATCGACGTCAACCTGACCGGCGTGTTCCTCTGCACCCGCGAAGTGGCGGCGAAGATGATCGAGCTGAAAAGCGAAGGCGCGATCATCAACATCTCGTCTATCTCGCGTGCCGGCAACATCGGCCAGGCCAACTATTCCGCGGCCAAGGCCGGGGTGGCCGCTGACACCGTTGTGTGGGCCAAGGAGCTCGCGCGCTACGGCATCCGTGTCGCCGGCGTGGCACCAGGCTTTATCGAAACCGAGATGGTTGCCAGCATGAAGCCCGAAGCGCTGGAGCGCATGACCTCGGTGATCCCGCTGCGCCGCATGGGCAAACCGGCCGAGATCGCCCACTCGGTGGCCTACATCCTGGAAAACGACTATTACACCGGTCGGATTCTGGAACTGGACGGCGGCCTGCGCCTCTGA